Below is a genomic region from Cyprinus carpio isolate SPL01 chromosome B6, ASM1834038v1, whole genome shotgun sequence.
ctatgtcataaaaacagaaactcattaaaatgcaattggttttttttttgaagacgtTTCTTCCCCACTATGTGTAATGGCATTAAGACGAGAGAAAGCGCTCAAAACTTATCAGATGATTGCATAATCATACTCTGTAAAGAAATTAGGTTTGAACGTTTAAGAATTTAACATTGTCTTTCTAAATGAAGGTCGTAGTTGTAAGCTGTAGCCCTGGCTGGCCCGTTTAGATCTTGCGtgcgcagtggaaatgcggctaatcATTTCTGAATTCTGACTGGCATATAACTAACAAATCAAAGAAACATAAACGGCCAAAACTGGGCCTACAAGGcggggcccatgggctgcagcccactcaAGCAGGGgcattgcacaagatcccgggccctatgcataggcagtcctgatgggcccccatgaaaatatccaggtaaaataaattatattccacACTTTTTAAGGGCCCTCTCTTcttttggggccctggtaatcagtactggttttacccccagtctgACGCCCCTGcactcaagcccaatggtaagCCTGGCCATGATGATAAAGAGCTATCATGGTTTGCGGTCAGAAAAATCACCTCAGGATATTTTAAGTGTCAGGAGACACAATTCAACATAAGTCATGTGTAGGGGAATTTCTACCACATGGAAGACAacacaattttacaaaatttgtgAAGTTCGGTTAATTATGGTGGGTGGGATCCTCTCTGAAATGATACGAAAGCAACACTTTTGCATTGCTAGATTACAAGTTGGCAAACTTTAAAGCATTATCTGCTAGACTAAATAAATAACGATAATGAAAGACGCCCAAACCAACATCTACCATAGGTAACCATTACTAACCAGTAGaccacaaaaaacaaatccatgcataatgaaaaacaacagtagCTGATAAACACATAGATGTATTCAAtatttttgccacttttattTTACTCGTATAAAAATTCACGACGTAACTAATTTTTTAGGgcctattttattaatttaaagggatcatataatgcaatttcaagttttcctttctctttggagtggtacaagctgtttgtgaataaataagacccctaaagttgcaaagactaaaggatcaaacccaaagagatattctttataaaagttaagactagtCCACACCCTCCTacaacacctcgtttaaacacgcccccacatgtctacgtcactgtgtgggaagctttgcataacgccgcccaaatgtttatgcaaagacagaaggcgtaactttgattttCGCTGTAGTGTTGCTGTCGCCGCCACcgtgtcatggagacgctgtgtgtcattgcgaaagcgaaactactttgtttggtcttccaaaagagtacacaactagaaatcagcaactaagttgtatttacaacactattccagaacagttcatCCCAAATATTCTTGtgtttgcaatgcattttatggaggactattTCCTGAACATGGGAGAGTAGcttacaatgccagctgttctgactcacagcctgtaagtatgtttttatatttaaagaattttccaactattcaaacgcgagttttgggCAGTGTAgtgtagcgcttgttgtttgtcgtttctccaatcacaaatgcaacaAGATAGTATAacttcgcttttcagaacaatgagctttgtcaAAATCATATgagcgtttcagaaaggtggggcatagatgagaaacaatgtacagtatgtggaaaagtgtttttttaaaccttaaaaccgcataaacatttcattacaccaaataatgttattttttttagcaacgtaatatgactcctttaaaatatGCAGCTACACATTTAACATACATTGAGTGCACCATCACTTTGTGATAAATGTCTCTGTTAGATGATATTCAATGTCCTTAGTGCCATAGTGTGATGTTTGAGATTATATAAACCAACAAGAAAAAGTGAAGATAATCATCTGATTTCATAGACtgtgtgcaaacaaaaaaaaaaaaaaggacaagcaTAATTATTTTAAGTGACTTTATTTATACTTTGTGCAAAATCTCAATCCAGAAAAGgttaatataattcattaatcAAATACCCCATCAATTAGTGTAACAAACAAAAGTAAAGTTACAAATATGCTCTCATCTCTTCAGGGCTCGGCGAGGATCCCGTCCATTAGTGATGGTGACCTTGGGTTTTGATCTCTGTTCTCCATCTCGAACTGAAGCAGCACTACCACTGTTCCAATGATTGCGGTTCAAATGACGTCCACCTGCACCAAAGGAGGGCTCTCGGGGGACAGGAGAAGGGGAAAACACAGCAGAGCCGTTTGCTGTGAGAGGTGAAAAGGATGGTCCATATTACAGCTTATTCTGTACAAGAACCACGCATTAAGACAATCTGATGACAAATTTACATCtacaaaggtggcacagaagagACTTTTAGATGAGTTTACACAGATTGTTTAATTCTTCCCAGAGGTGgtataagtaagggataatgcacGGCTAGCTGTGCATCAAACGATTTTAATGCACAACGTGGAGGCCAAGAACCACCCTCCGCAAAGTGCATTaaaagggtgtattcacaccaggaaagtctgcTAGTTCACTttttttggtccggaccaaatacagttgatttttttttttttggtgcggttcgctttcacactgctctttttgcaagtgaaccagcaactgtaaacaaaacaacaacacgtGTGCTtgaggtcatccattcattggttcATTTGGTCCGCACTCGAGTGAgactgctgtattcacacctgcccaaaagatcCGCACCAAGAGGGGAATTGAACGGGAGTTCGATTCAGTCGAACTGAACAAGACATGTGTGAATACACcaaaatcatttaatgcacagctagccgtgcATTATCCCACTTATACCTTGGTCATTTGCCAGCATTCACAAGTTAAAGCTGTTAATGATGTTCGCAGTGCAATATTTGACCAGAAGggtaaaaatgacagtaatttttgtaatttattgcttGTTAGCTCAAGCATTCTGCTCACTTCAAATCAGACTTAAGAGATAAAATAGTGCGGTAAGATCACCTTTATTTGAATTAatcatagcatttatttgaattaattaacgaTCGAGAGATGACAATTGCATGCGCGTTATCGTCATCTGCgcatctctctacaaacaatgaagctgtgttagttcaaaaacagcaaaagctgctcattttaaaactttatttacagaAACTCGAATTATGCATTAtcctaatatataaaaaaaatattttttttttataaaagttgaaTAAAGTTCAATAAAGTTTTTCTAGGTCTTGCTTTTAACCAGTGAATTATTCAGTCATTTTCTAGTCATTTGTGATTAcatggtttttaatgaaaatatttttttattaatttttttacttattcacAAAGAATTTCTACATGGTAAATTATTTTAGAACCCagattcttaaataaaaatgacagtttaaaaggaagcaattaaaataagaaatatgacCTTAAATTTATCTTAAACCATGTTTTGtcttattgtacattttttaaccATCTTGCACTGCTCCCTTACTGGGATAGCAACAGAAACGTTTAATTAAACACGATCATTTGCAAATTTGTCAAACAACCATTAAATTTTCTAAAGATTCAACCTGTAGGTCCTCCCTGTGGCCCTGGAGTCGGTATACTAGGAGTGCTGCCATGAGCTTCTGTTTTTACCTGTTAAGAGATAAAATAGACACTCATTATATGCTCTTACTGTTCATGCCCTCTGAGCAGTATTTTTGCACTCACGTGGGTGTTGTTGATTTGGTTGATTTTTGCCAGCACCTCTGGGTTGGGCTCACTGAAATTTGGCACTTCTGAGAAAATCATACAGAACTCGATAGATGCAAGAAAGTGCTGGTTATTGTCGTTTTTGTTTCGATGTCAAAGAACTTAAGTTGAGTCAGCTGTGAAGACTTACTCTCCGATCTTCTGAAGGTCCCCTGTTCTTCCAATATACAGTGTTAGACAGCCTTTGAAGAGAGATGCATatctgaaatcaaatatttacaaCAAGAGAATACAAATCAAAACATCATATATcagataaatataatttaatcaatattaaaaatataatcaataataaacgGTCACCCTCGATTGAGTCGAATGATGTCTCCTGTTTGTATCAGGCTGCCCACCTCGTCCCACACTGATATTGTAATACTTCCGGTCTTGTCAGCTACTTTACATGAACGCACTTCATGTCCATCCTTTGTCTTTGACACTCGACCTGAAACATTatgttaaagaaacaaaaataatacacgCTTGATTGAAGCTTAATGAAGATCAATTGGCTCGGGAAATTAGATATCGAACTTCAGTGAGTCGGTTCTTTCAGTTCAAGAGTCGGTTCATGAAAAGGATTCAGTGATTACGTTGAACTTATAAACCACCACACAACGTTTCAGAAGATGTTTTGCCTTTATATAAAACATAGCCGTCTAacaacatttacatataaaaacaattaaattccTGTCTCTGAAATAGTGCACACATTCACATCGCAAAACATCAGCAAATATTGAACGAAATGAAGTGAGCCATTGTACTCGCTCTCTATGAGTTGAATTCAATGAGTCCGATTCAATACGATTCTTGACCGATTTGGGTTGGGACGGGATTGTGAACCAGTTCAACCGATTCACACAAAAGatccaactcaaaaaaaaaaaaaaaaaataaaataaaaaaataattaaaagattcgCTACTGCTggcttatatatatacttttttttgtttgtttcagctACGAACAACACAGACGTCAAGGTTTTGTATTATAGTTTATCTAACATTATTTGTCGTTATAAATGCGTCAAACTGTTTGTGAACAAACTGGAATTGCAAGCAATCGTGTAGGCCGCGTTCATTTGTGCTTCCCACACAAGTTTGACTTACCAGTTTCCAAGACGATAAAaaccaaattaatattttttaatccaGGTTTAAGGTCTTTAATCAGACATACATTTTCGTTTGATGCGTTTGCCCATCGAATagacaattcaattcaaatttgcTCCCAACTGAGATTGCCAGCCTCATCAGACCACCTTGTGTTAAATTTGATTGTTCCAGGCAGCTTATATAGGCTACCTTTTCTCACGCGACACCTCCCCCTAAATTGAACTCACCCATAATAGTATATTCAACTGGGAAACAGGCGAATATGTTAATTTCTTGTAAGAATGAAACTGATTAAACATGTTCATTCAACAGTTTATTCGAACGTTTATTATGTTTTACGTTTTCATAAAGTAATAATCGTAGTTTGTCAAAACTAAATATCGTCACGAACAGGATTCGAACCTGTGCGGGGAAACCCCATTGGATTTCGAGTCCAACGCCTTAACCTCTCGGCCACCGTGACTACATGAGACATATGTGTGAAAACAGCTCCATCTACTGATCATCGTACTAAAGTGTTATTTTCGTGAACAAGCAAATGTCTTTTTTAGGGtggtaaaaataaaggaaatgtaAAAGGTGAAACTCTTTTAGAGGTAAACCTTTATTCGTACTCGTATTTAGAATGCCACTCAACatcaattcaaataaacaaacaaacagaggacCAAATAAAGTATTTGGAAAACATAAAGCGTTTTATTcgatggaataaataaataaaacattccgAAAGATGCCTCAGTTATAAAGTTGGGTCTCGTATAAGCTTTTACAtcgcttgttttgttttttctctcttttacttGAGTCATCATAACGCCAGATGGCGCTAGTGCCTAAGGAGTTTATCACGGAGGGCGTGCATTTGATTTAACCACTCTTCACGTTGAAACATGGTGCAAGGGATTACACAAGCCTGGCCTTGACATAACAAAATTAGTTAATATGTATGTTCGGAAACAGATATCCTAAATGCACTGACAACCGTGTTATAAACCAACAAATTGCTATGAAAATGCAGGTAAGAAGCATATGTCACTACTGATGTGTTTGTAACCACCTAATTACTCATGTCATGTTCAAATTAGACACTTCTATATTGATGTATTTAGAATTGACTGGACATGTAATGTTAGAAAACATATTGATCAAAGTAGGTTAGAGGCTATTTCTGTCAGATGAAAACTGATTGCTTTAAAAAAGGACTTTGAAAAGGATACTAAAGATTCCAAGGAACAAGACAGACACAAAAAGCCATGATCcaacatctttatttatttgcattaaaagaatatttttaacaaaGCGTGCTTCAATAACAAATTGGTAAACAGGTGTCACAGAAACATTATGAGGTCTCTGCTGTAACTGAGCCTGTTCTTTGACATGaatcataatgtttttaaaatatgataaccAAGACAACATATAGCTCTCATATATATTATGAAGACATTGACACAATTAACTTCTTAAaagatatgcaaataaaaattagGGATTACAAGCATAAGCAAAAATGAGTTAAAATCGGTTATATTGTTAAAGACTCACAAGAAGTAAAACCCCATCCCTTTTCACATCTGAAAAAGACATCCACCCAAAGCAAAGATACACACTTAAGGTTTTGTTCAGCACTGCAATACTGAGATTAAAAATATGCTGTAATTATTTGCAGAAAGcaataacatttctattaaaaacacaaaaatacatttgacatACATGTGTTActtgtatgttttatattataataaggaCCAAATGTACTGTCGTTGCTCAAATATTTGTCAGTGCTGTCCCTCAACAGCACCATTTTATTTCTGGGTTTGCATGATAGCGCCAAATTTTGCCAAAGTGTGCACAAATATcagtaaattgtatttatttcttatatgaTGAAATTGGTATTTGCCCTTGGTATTAGTCAGTTCTCACATTTCGAAACTTCAGTTCAACACTCCAAacagactttcactttttttgtacttttctcCACACTTCTCTGGCTTATTTGCATCCAGCTGGGCTGATTGTCTCCTTCATCACTTTCAGAAATATGCCTGTAATCTAAACTGGCCTCACAGTGCCTGTTTCTCAGCCAGCATCATGCCAACGGGAGCTTAAGAAATGGTCTCTGAAAAGAGCCGTATATCAAAAGCAGGAATGCTTTCTGACTATGGTCCGAGACATATGTGAAGCTCAGGGAAGACCAGGATCCCCC
It encodes:
- the LOC109052874 gene encoding SOSS complex subunit B2-like, with amino-acid sequence MGKRIKRKCRVSKTKDGHEVRSCKVADKTGSITISVWDEVGSLIQTGDIIRLNRGYASLFKGCLTLYIGRTGDLQKIGEFCMIFSEVPNFSEPNPEVLAKINQINNTHVKTEAHGSTPSIPTPGPQGGPTANGSAVFSPSPVPREPSFGAGGRHLNRNHWNSGSAASVRDGEQRSKPKVTITNGRDPRRALKR